The following proteins are encoded in a genomic region of Romeriopsis navalis LEGE 11480:
- a CDS encoding DUF6737 family protein, translated as MTSSNPDQSTETDSIWDYKPWWCQPWSILLTGTTIISGSWLVFHRYWLTGLVAIPLIVWMSFFILVFPKLARESGMLEEMKQAHPTPPPTT; from the coding sequence ATGACCTCATCCAATCCCGACCAAAGCACAGAAACCGATAGTATCTGGGACTACAAGCCTTGGTGGTGTCAGCCTTGGAGTATTTTGCTCACTGGCACGACTATTATTAGCGGTAGTTGGTTGGTCTTCCATCGCTACTGGCTGACTGGTCTGGTTGCAATACCGCTGATTGTTTGGATGAGCTTTTTTATCTTGGTGTTTCCCAAACTGGCGCGGGAAAGTGGCATGCTCGAAGAAATGAAGCAGGCACATCCTACCCCGCCGCCGACAACTTAG
- a CDS encoding DUF1272 domain-containing protein, which yields MLQLRPNCEYCDRDLPPNSTAARICSYECTFCAHCVQTVLHNVCPNCGGGFVPRPIRPSVARHAGVSLNHQTASTQRVHLKHSPEAIAKFITEVQSIAPEQR from the coding sequence ATGCTACAACTACGCCCCAACTGCGAATATTGCGATCGCGATCTCCCACCCAATTCCACCGCAGCCCGCATTTGTTCCTACGAATGTACATTCTGCGCTCACTGTGTCCAAACCGTGCTGCATAATGTCTGCCCGAATTGCGGCGGCGGATTCGTTCCACGGCCAATTCGCCCCAGTGTCGCAAGACACGCAGGTGTGAGTCTGAACCATCAAACAGCCTCAACCCAAAGAGTGCATCTCAAACATTCACCGGAAGCGATCGCAAAGTTTATTACCGAGGTCCAATCAATTGCCCCCGAACAGCGATGA
- a CDS encoding alkaline phosphatase D family protein → MHLINQLTVGPIVGHADVDHARIWGRATYQPLESGEPRRAFGIARIKEDGGSYRAPRIFKMNPNFDMSGIVIFLGLEANTKYIYQIGWFFADKELDEIRSSDKWNWHHADQGAFQTASDATDMPREFVFGSCRYLLRLFNGSWFDSRGDKTFRSILQQSEADRPLNKFLMVGDQIYADDLKIIAADERVDEYFARYRDAFTQPHLRQLMSQVSTYMTLDDHEIEDNWPSHASARDRIMKYPAAIHAYQTYQASHSPLLEIDAAGKLTGVPDQYYYRFADGCSDFFVLDTRTERTTTADSSIEASAILNRTILSEEQMQAVLDWLSDGADRVKFIVTTVPFFPDTKQGGEDRWSGYKQQRDQIIDCIRRHQIQRVVFLAGDVHCSIAAELDISRDDAAPLKIYSIISSAFYWPYPHTKSSQFQLTGSVASLTDANAYRLGKVSPVYSGDNFSRVRVSPQDIEVEVYARKGELMHKLKYDF, encoded by the coding sequence ATGCATCTCATTAATCAGTTAACGGTTGGTCCCATCGTCGGCCATGCCGATGTCGATCATGCACGAATCTGGGGTAGAGCGACCTACCAACCCTTAGAATCCGGGGAACCCCGCCGCGCCTTTGGCATCGCCAGAATTAAGGAAGATGGCGGCAGCTATCGCGCACCACGAATATTCAAAATGAATCCCAATTTTGATATGAGCGGTATCGTGATCTTTCTGGGGTTGGAAGCCAACACAAAATACATCTATCAAATCGGCTGGTTCTTCGCGGATAAGGAACTCGATGAAATCCGCTCCAGTGACAAATGGAATTGGCATCACGCCGATCAAGGAGCATTTCAAACCGCCAGTGACGCAACAGATATGCCACGGGAATTTGTGTTTGGTTCCTGTCGTTACCTCTTACGACTATTTAACGGCAGTTGGTTTGATAGTCGGGGGGACAAAACCTTCCGCTCAATTCTGCAGCAAAGCGAGGCGGATCGCCCCTTAAATAAGTTCCTTATGGTCGGTGATCAGATCTATGCCGATGATCTGAAGATTATTGCCGCCGATGAACGGGTTGACGAATATTTTGCCCGTTACCGCGATGCCTTTACTCAACCACACTTGCGCCAGTTGATGAGCCAGGTCTCGACCTATATGACCTTAGATGATCATGAGATCGAAGATAACTGGCCCAGCCATGCCAGTGCCCGCGATCGGATCATGAAGTATCCAGCGGCGATCCATGCCTATCAGACATATCAGGCGAGCCACAGTCCACTACTCGAAATCGATGCTGCTGGTAAACTCACAGGTGTACCCGATCAGTACTATTACCGTTTCGCCGATGGTTGCAGCGATTTTTTCGTGCTGGATACCCGCACAGAACGCACTACCACAGCGGACAGCAGCATAGAAGCCTCAGCCATACTCAACAGAACGATACTCAGTGAAGAGCAAATGCAGGCCGTACTAGACTGGCTATCGGATGGGGCCGATCGGGTAAAGTTTATCGTCACCACTGTGCCATTTTTCCCCGATACCAAACAGGGTGGGGAAGATCGCTGGAGCGGCTACAAACAACAACGCGACCAAATCATTGATTGCATCCGCCGCCATCAGATTCAGCGAGTGGTCTTTCTGGCTGGGGATGTCCATTGTTCAATAGCCGCAGAACTCGATATTAGCCGCGACGATGCCGCCCCGTTGAAGATCTATTCGATTATTTCATCAGCTTTTTATTGGCCCTATCCCCATACAAAAAGTAGCCAATTTCAGCTCACGGGCAGCGTCGCGTCCTTGACCGATGCCAATGCGTATCGGCTAGGGAAGGTGAGTCCAGTCTATTCAGGCGACAACTTTTCGCGGGTCCGCGTCTCACCGCAAGACATCGAGGTTGAAGTGTATGCACGCAAAGGTGAATTGATGCACAAGCTAAAATACGATTTCTAA